Proteins encoded within one genomic window of uncultured Desulfobacter sp.:
- a CDS encoding biopolymer transporter ExbD, with translation MLNISASRRAAKKSLELNIAPLIDMVFILLIFFLVTTSFVKETGVDISRPTASTAVAKTKSTILIGITRDNTIHLDRREMDVRAVRSGVERAMAENPEASVVIVADKDSRTGLVISVMDACKLAGAENVALAASLPEGG, from the coding sequence ATGCTGAATATATCCGCATCCAGGCGGGCGGCAAAAAAGAGCCTTGAACTGAATATCGCGCCCCTGATCGATATGGTGTTCATCCTTTTGATCTTTTTTCTGGTTACGACCTCCTTTGTCAAGGAGACCGGGGTGGATATCTCACGGCCCACAGCCAGTACGGCTGTGGCAAAAACCAAATCCACAATTCTCATCGGCATCACCCGGGACAATACCATTCACCTGGACCGCCGGGAAATGGATGTCCGGGCCGTGCGATCGGGTGTTGAACGGGCCATGGCTGAAAATCCGGAAGCCTCGGTGGTCATCGTGGCGGACAAGGACAGTAGAACCGGGCTTGTGATTTCGGTGATGGATGCCTGTAAACTTGCCGGGGCTGAAAACGTTGCCCTTGCCGCAAGCCTGCCTGAAGGTGGATAG
- a CDS encoding class I SAM-dependent methyltransferase, with amino-acid sequence MDVTKYDHSARGKNAPLYEYYAKKIKDETGVVSGRCLDAGCGGGYLGLALAGITDLEFTFLDVSPEMLEKADAHIVEDGLENRAQTLHADVHKIPLPDECMDLVISRGSIPFWKDPGKALSEIYRLLAPNGKAFVGGGRGTPEMRRQFERNMKKDGFSGPAGKRRRPGGPDDPWQILKRRDFNQILKDVGIPRFSAPIESDGRWIRLWK; translated from the coding sequence AGCCAGGGGAAAAAATGCCCCTTTGTATGAATACTACGCAAAAAAAATAAAAGATGAAACCGGTGTGGTATCCGGCCGCTGCCTTGATGCCGGATGCGGCGGCGGCTATCTTGGTCTGGCCCTTGCCGGTATAACGGATCTTGAATTTACCTTTTTGGATGTTTCGCCTGAAATGCTTGAAAAGGCAGACGCCCATATCGTTGAAGACGGCCTTGAAAATAGGGCCCAAACCCTGCATGCAGACGTCCACAAGATCCCTTTGCCGGACGAATGCATGGACCTTGTGATCAGCCGTGGGTCCATTCCATTCTGGAAAGATCCGGGCAAAGCATTGTCGGAAATTTACCGGTTGCTGGCACCTAATGGAAAAGCCTTTGTGGGCGGCGGCAGGGGAACGCCTGAGATGCGCAGGCAGTTTGAAAGGAACATGAAAAAGGATGGGTTTTCCGGACCGGCCGGTAAAAGACGCCGGCCCGGCGGCCCGGACGACCCCTGGCAGATATTGAAACGGCGTGATTTTAATCAAATTCTAAAAGATGTGGGAATTCCCCGCTTCTCGGCACCCATAGAATCTGATGGCCGATGGATACGGCTTTGGAAATAA
- a CDS encoding DUF3450 domain-containing protein encodes MGQKENKSPRDCSRIWLKDAVIACLLIFPVWIGSVAYAQVSVSQDIEAPVDKAVDTRQATQASREKWDAQRQKLAEEYDRLKAENEQLAFAKKNLTQKLGELTKSTQDLTREKEEAQRIRIELAPFLKEQLERLNSFVAADAPFLSQERKDRLARLAVILDDPEITIAEKYRKMMEALFVEAEYGNTVEVYREKIVVDGTQVLADIFRMGRVALFFLALDRESAGIFDVAKNQWHALDKARVPAIDAVVDMAAKHRPMEVVTLPIGAIAPEKGELQ; translated from the coding sequence ATGGGACAAAAAGAAAATAAGAGTCCCCGGGATTGCAGCAGAATTTGGCTGAAAGACGCTGTCATAGCATGTCTGCTCATATTCCCGGTATGGATTGGATCTGTCGCCTATGCACAGGTATCCGTGTCACAGGATATTGAAGCCCCGGTTGACAAGGCCGTGGATACCCGCCAGGCCACCCAGGCATCCCGGGAAAAATGGGATGCCCAACGCCAGAAACTTGCAGAGGAATATGACCGCCTTAAAGCCGAAAATGAACAGCTTGCCTTTGCCAAGAAGAATTTGACCCAAAAGCTTGGGGAACTCACAAAATCGACTCAGGACCTTACCCGGGAAAAGGAGGAGGCCCAGCGGATCAGAATTGAACTGGCACCGTTTCTTAAAGAACAGCTTGAACGCCTGAACTCCTTTGTGGCAGCCGACGCCCCGTTTTTATCCCAGGAACGCAAAGATCGGTTGGCCCGGCTGGCCGTGATTTTGGATGATCCGGAAATCACTATCGCTGAAAAATACAGAAAAATGATGGAAGCCCTGTTCGTAGAGGCTGAATACGGTAACACGGTGGAGGTGTATCGGGAAAAAATTGTTGTGGACGGAACACAGGTCCTTGCAGATATTTTCCGCATGGGCCGGGTGGCATTGTTCTTTCTGGCCCTGGACCGTGAAAGCGCAGGGATTTTTGACGTGGCCAAAAATCAATGGCACGCCTTGGACAAGGCCCGGGTGCCGGCCATTGATGCCGTGGTAGACATGGCAGCCAAACACCGGCCCATGGAAGTGGTCACCCTGCCCATCGGGGCCATTGCCCCGGAAAAGGGTGAGCTGCAATGA
- a CDS encoding MotA/TolQ/ExbB proton channel family protein: protein MRRSYAVLEQKRRDMADKAAKELAAAKAEARENALVIKKDKDALISAIAALKAKNSRLQTVNEGLKEKIEVLADEQGKLQSRLEESRMVNKELAGFVKTSAKDLNSLLVQSPQSAFDKDRNSFLTPVINQERFWSMDDLRRMFDNLFDEILASGEVSLRQGMVVDRQGKDRAAQILSIGNFTSFYVLKGDDGQESETGFLLYSDQSSRFFALSKLPSKKIVDQIDTYLAGQSDCAPVDISKGGALRRFTHELNLMDQVPKGGPLVWPILAILGLAVLILLERAVFFWRHQIRIAPFMAKLSSLIDSGNFQACQALMESNKQGFIPQVLLKALPVRTQTRTDMENVLQEAILAKIPAIERFLSTLGMLAAIAPLMGLLGTVTGMINTFHVITYYGAGDPRMMSGGISEALVTTMLGLTVAIPIMLFHTLLSRRVETQISTIEEKSVAFVNMVFKARNGSQTVTAFGTTDRDQD from the coding sequence ATGCGCAGATCCTATGCGGTTCTTGAACAAAAACGCCGGGACATGGCTGATAAAGCCGCTAAAGAACTTGCGGCCGCCAAGGCCGAGGCCCGGGAAAATGCCTTAGTCATAAAAAAGGACAAAGATGCCCTGATTTCTGCCATTGCAGCTCTGAAAGCCAAAAACAGCCGTCTTCAGACCGTCAATGAGGGGCTTAAGGAAAAAATTGAAGTCCTGGCCGACGAACAGGGCAAATTACAGAGCCGTCTTGAAGAGTCCAGGATGGTGAACAAGGAACTGGCAGGTTTTGTTAAAACCTCTGCCAAGGATCTTAACAGCCTTTTGGTGCAAAGTCCTCAAAGCGCTTTTGACAAGGACCGGAACAGTTTTCTTACGCCTGTGATTAACCAGGAGCGGTTCTGGTCCATGGATGATCTCCGGCGGATGTTCGACAACCTGTTTGACGAAATTCTGGCGTCGGGCGAGGTCTCCCTGCGCCAGGGCATGGTGGTGGATCGCCAGGGAAAGGACCGGGCGGCGCAGATTTTGTCTATCGGCAATTTTACCTCTTTTTATGTACTCAAAGGCGATGACGGCCAGGAATCGGAAACCGGCTTTCTGCTTTATTCGGATCAAAGCAGCAGGTTCTTTGCTCTGTCCAAGTTGCCCTCAAAAAAAATTGTTGACCAGATTGATACTTATCTTGCCGGGCAAAGCGACTGTGCGCCTGTGGATATCTCCAAAGGCGGTGCCCTGCGGCGGTTTACCCATGAATTGAATTTGATGGATCAGGTGCCCAAGGGCGGGCCGCTTGTCTGGCCCATCCTGGCCATTCTCGGCCTTGCCGTTCTTATCCTGCTGGAGCGCGCGGTTTTCTTCTGGCGGCACCAGATTCGGATTGCCCCGTTTATGGCAAAACTTTCCTCGCTGATCGATTCCGGAAATTTTCAGGCGTGCCAGGCGTTGATGGAGTCCAACAAACAGGGCTTCATTCCCCAGGTCCTGCTCAAGGCACTGCCTGTAAGAACGCAGACCCGTACGGATATGGAAAACGTTCTCCAGGAGGCGATTCTGGCAAAGATCCCCGCCATTGAACGGTTTTTGTCCACTTTGGGCATGCTGGCTGCCATTGCGCCGCTAATGGGGCTTTTGGGGACGGTGACCGGGATGATTAATACCTTTCATGTGATCACCTATTACGGGGCCGGGGACCCGAGAATGATGTCCGGCGGTATCTCCGAGGCATTGGTTACTACCATGCTCGGATTGACCGTGGCCATTCCCATTATGCTGTTTCACACCCTGTTGTCCCGGCGTGTGGAAACCCAGATCAGCACCATTGAGGAAAAGTCGGTGGCCTTTGTCAACATGGTGTTCAAGGCAAGGAACGGATCCCAAACCGTCACGGCTTTCGGCACAACAGACAGGGATCAGGATTAA
- a CDS encoding MotA/TolQ/ExbB proton channel family protein: MDEFFYQMATYIRSGGVVMVPILCVSIVMWILIFNRLFFLQRLYVKNMPRAMAGELVRNNQWPEKRYKGATAFLVREFLSRRSPVADPDLDEHILDETVMNLTASLDQYLALIGVLSAVAPLMGLLGTVVGMMETFDVITVFGTGNVRAMASGISVALVTTQTGLMISIPGLYMSGWLNRRASNLKHRIASTAMYLKPFIHNRSVSC, translated from the coding sequence ATGGACGAGTTTTTTTACCAGATGGCTACTTATATCCGTTCCGGCGGCGTGGTGATGGTGCCCATTTTGTGCGTATCCATAGTGATGTGGATATTGATTTTCAACCGACTGTTTTTTCTGCAGCGCCTGTATGTGAAAAATATGCCCAGGGCCATGGCCGGGGAACTGGTCAGAAACAACCAGTGGCCTGAAAAGAGATATAAAGGTGCCACCGCCTTTTTGGTTCGGGAATTTTTATCCCGGCGCAGTCCTGTGGCTGACCCGGATCTGGACGAACATATTCTGGATGAAACAGTTATGAATCTGACCGCCTCCCTGGACCAATACCTGGCCTTGATCGGTGTGCTGTCTGCCGTGGCCCCGCTCATGGGGCTTTTGGGCACGGTGGTGGGGATGATGGAGACCTTTGATGTAATTACCGTATTCGGCACGGGTAATGTCCGGGCTATGGCCTCGGGGATATCCGTGGCTCTGGTCACCACCCAGACCGGCCTGATGATCTCCATACCCGGACTATACATGAGCGGGTGGCTGAACCGGCGAGCCTCAAATCTTAAACACCGTATCGCCTCCACGGCCATGTATCTTAAACCCTTTATTCACAACAGGAGTGTTTCATGCTGA
- a CDS encoding TonB family protein: MIGSAQMAYGEKSRRFRPGTVLIWISAIVLALGLNLFIFGILPTFIQRVPDVPDNAEIIQAIQVVRIKRPETPPHKKTPPKPPEPSKEMVSATKIVQKQIQRPTIVRPNLSVDLNPNLPKLPNSIALGPLSNFSMKADIPQGLFSTSELDMPLQALVRLPASYPLRARKLGIEGWVKVQFIVTREGRVRDIKVVEAEPKGVFESSVIRSVSQYRFKPGTVDGSAVAVRVITTIRFKMED, encoded by the coding sequence ATGATCGGTTCCGCACAGATGGCATATGGGGAAAAATCCCGTAGATTTCGTCCGGGTACGGTTTTGATCTGGATCTCGGCCATTGTTCTGGCCCTGGGGCTTAATTTGTTTATTTTTGGGATTTTGCCGACCTTTATCCAAAGGGTGCCCGATGTACCGGATAACGCGGAAATCATTCAGGCCATCCAGGTTGTCCGCATCAAGCGTCCGGAGACGCCGCCGCACAAAAAGACACCGCCCAAACCGCCTGAGCCGTCCAAGGAGATGGTGTCAGCCACAAAAATTGTGCAGAAACAAATTCAAAGACCGACGATTGTCAGGCCGAACCTGTCTGTGGACTTAAACCCCAACCTGCCAAAATTGCCGAACAGCATTGCCCTGGGCCCGCTGTCAAATTTTTCCATGAAAGCAGACATTCCCCAGGGTCTGTTTTCCACCTCAGAGCTGGATATGCCCCTGCAGGCGCTGGTGCGGTTGCCTGCATCCTATCCCTTGCGGGCCCGCAAGCTTGGCATTGAAGGCTGGGTCAAAGTGCAATTTATTGTCACCAGGGAAGGCCGGGTACGCGATATAAAGGTGGTGGAGGCCGAGCCCAAGGGCGTGTTTGAATCCAGTGTCATCCGGTCCGTATCCCAGTACCGGTTCAAACCGGGAACCGTGGACGGCAGTGCCGTGGCGGTGCGTGTCATCACCACTATCCGGTTTAAGATGGAGGACTGA